A single window of Pontibacillus chungwhensis DNA harbors:
- a CDS encoding cytochrome (ubi)quinol oxidase subunit III has protein sequence MSSDQLQRLKPGQSPHEPEKATLEGKNKFLGFWFFLGGETVLFASLFGTYLALNGEASNTNGPGPAELFGLELVFIMTIILLTSSLTSVYAIYHMKNLDFKKMQLWLGITVLLGFSFLGCEIYEFYEYIVHENHTFRSDAFGSAFYALVGFHGGHVLFGLLWILTIMIRNAKRGLNLYNAPKFYIASLYWHFIDVVWVFIFTVVYLMGKLGG, from the coding sequence ATGAGTAGCGACCAACTACAAAGACTAAAGCCAGGGCAAAGCCCACACGAACCTGAAAAAGCCACCCTAGAAGGAAAAAATAAATTTTTAGGATTTTGGTTTTTCCTAGGTGGAGAAACTGTATTATTTGCAAGTTTATTCGGGACCTATTTAGCTCTAAACGGGGAAGCATCGAATACAAATGGGCCAGGTCCTGCTGAATTATTTGGTCTTGAACTCGTCTTTATTATGACGATCATCCTTTTGACCAGTTCTTTAACAAGTGTATATGCGATTTACCATATGAAAAACTTAGACTTCAAAAAGATGCAGCTCTGGTTAGGAATTACAGTTTTACTAGGGTTTTCATTCCTTGGCTGCGAGATCTATGAGTTCTATGAGTACATCGTGCATGAAAACCATACGTTCCGATCAGATGCATTTGGTTCAGCTTTCTATGCACTCGTTGGATTCCATGGTGGTCACGTGTTGTTCGGATTGTTGTGGATCCTTACGATTATGATTCGTAACGCTAAACGTGGTCTTAACTTGTATAATGCACCTAAGTTTTATATTGCGAGCCTTTACTGGCACTTTATTGACGTAGTTTGGGTATTCATCTTTACAGTTGTGTACCTAATGGGAAAATTGGGGGGCTAA
- a CDS encoding YlbD family protein, translating into MSSQLHPSVAEFKEFVGRYPKLIQEVRQKGESWQPYYEKWVLLGEEDPYWEQFNQPTEQQKANTQDVEQEQEEDNDSGKNKEMMGQFMNMIENVDLNKVQGHIQQLNGAISNIQNLVGQFQDMKKTNPSKGNTPKRSPFGFGRD; encoded by the coding sequence ATGAGTTCACAATTACACCCTTCTGTTGCTGAGTTCAAAGAGTTTGTGGGCCGTTATCCTAAATTAATTCAGGAAGTTCGCCAAAAAGGAGAGAGTTGGCAGCCTTATTATGAAAAATGGGTATTACTAGGTGAAGAGGATCCTTATTGGGAGCAGTTCAATCAACCAACAGAACAACAAAAAGCCAACACTCAGGATGTGGAGCAAGAGCAAGAGGAAGATAATGATTCTGGGAAAAATAAAGAAATGATGGGTCAGTTTATGAATATGATTGAAAATGTGGATTTAAATAAAGTGCAAGGCCATATTCAACAATTAAATGGAGCAATATCAAACATTCAAAATCTTGTAGGGCAATTTCAAGATATGAAAAAGACAAATCCAAGTAAAGGAAATACGCCTAAAAGATCCCCGTTTGGTTTTGGACGTGATTGA
- a CDS encoding CAP domain-containing protein: MNQRLTVVLFLILVIVSTVIGSREWRERADPPGELSLSNYSGEGGDERESISVISESIEPPKASSSSSLQHLIGKTGREIENEFGKAERKDPTPYGYTWWIYSTSVNYYQIGIENDEVVAAFGIGPSLDLDTIKIGQSRKEIEEKLTLEKEVEIKTEEGSFLFTLTEEDFKQRPLSKMNDSEVIQLYFDESTNQLSSVRVMNNKILLLHRPYDVSYTGQLPELPLLLESEWKEIEKGTEQQIYAISNQLRSRFGVDKLVWDELTAGVAYQHSKDMAERNYFSHISLSGEGLKERLKKGDIQYASAGENIAAQYPDGPAVVEGWLNSEGHREALLNEGYTHLGVGVYRYYYTQNFLEEPY; encoded by the coding sequence ATGAATCAAAGATTAACAGTTGTACTCTTTCTTATATTAGTGATCGTTAGTACTGTGATAGGTTCAAGAGAATGGAGAGAAAGAGCGGATCCACCAGGAGAACTTTCACTTTCTAACTATAGTGGAGAGGGTGGTGATGAACGCGAATCGATCTCTGTTATTTCAGAAAGCATTGAACCACCTAAAGCCTCTTCTTCTTCTTCTTTACAGCACCTTATTGGAAAGACTGGGAGAGAAATTGAGAATGAATTTGGAAAAGCCGAACGTAAAGACCCTACACCTTATGGGTATACGTGGTGGATCTATAGTACTTCTGTAAATTACTATCAGATTGGAATAGAGAATGATGAAGTGGTGGCTGCGTTCGGTATTGGCCCCTCATTAGACCTTGATACGATCAAGATTGGTCAATCAAGGAAAGAAATAGAGGAGAAATTAACACTTGAAAAAGAAGTTGAGATTAAAACAGAAGAAGGGTCTTTTCTCTTCACCCTAACCGAAGAAGACTTTAAGCAAAGGCCTCTCTCAAAGATGAATGATTCAGAGGTTATTCAACTTTATTTTGATGAGAGTACAAATCAGTTATCTTCTGTTCGGGTGATGAACAATAAAATCCTTCTTCTCCATCGACCTTATGATGTTTCTTATACTGGTCAGCTACCTGAATTACCTCTTTTATTAGAAAGTGAGTGGAAGGAGATAGAGAAAGGTACAGAGCAGCAAATTTATGCCATCTCAAACCAGTTACGTAGCAGGTTCGGAGTGGATAAACTCGTTTGGGATGAACTAACTGCAGGAGTCGCCTATCAGCATAGTAAAGATATGGCTGAGCGCAATTATTTTTCTCATATTTCTTTGAGTGGGGAAGGTCTTAAGGAACGGTTGAAAAAGGGGGATATTCAATATGCCTCAGCTGGTGAAAACATCGCAGCTCAATACCCGGATGGACCAGCTGTAGTAGAAGGATGGCTAAATAGTGAGGGACACCGTGAAGCATTGCTTAATGAAGGGTACACACACCTTGGAGTGGGGGTCTATCGTTACTATTACACACAAAATTTCCTTGAAGAGCCTTATTAG
- a CDS encoding DUF7147 family protein, whose translation MIQRFIELGQGYSDLYELLALSRSMPERVQHVMAFHTTTGNEKRTSLAVVMKPTTPGNFQPLYICREGVPYPHETPNKRFDLFKNLAEELEKDIIELTVQPSQIFGEKELFYQHLIGILRMNRYIAPMS comes from the coding sequence ATGATTCAACGTTTTATCGAACTAGGGCAAGGATACTCAGACTTATATGAGTTACTTGCATTAAGTCGCAGCATGCCTGAAAGAGTGCAACATGTAATGGCATTTCACACAACAACAGGAAATGAAAAACGAACCTCGCTTGCTGTTGTCATGAAGCCGACAACTCCAGGGAACTTCCAACCTCTGTATATCTGCCGCGAAGGAGTCCCTTATCCTCACGAAACGCCTAATAAGCGTTTCGATCTGTTTAAAAACTTAGCAGAAGAGCTTGAGAAAGACATAATAGAACTCACCGTACAACCTAGTCAGATCTTCGGTGAGAAAGAGTTATTTTATCAGCATCTTATAGGGATACTACGAATGAACCGCTACATTGCTCCTATGAGTTAA
- a CDS encoding CBS domain-containing protein, whose product MKSVRDIMTTDVACCTADDTLYEAATKMKERNVGSIPVCDNQQNLLGMVTDRDLVIRGYAGKHSGSTAIQKVMSDHMVSVTPETSVKEAGDVMADKQIRRLPVVESGKLVGIVSLGDLSLDQKSNEAAGHALEEISERPELH is encoded by the coding sequence ATGAAATCAGTAAGAGATATTATGACAACAGATGTAGCATGTTGTACAGCAGATGATACTTTGTATGAAGCGGCTACTAAAATGAAAGAGCGAAATGTAGGGTCCATCCCTGTATGTGATAACCAGCAGAATCTTCTAGGAATGGTAACGGATCGTGATCTTGTTATAAGAGGATATGCAGGGAAGCATTCAGGCTCTACAGCCATTCAAAAGGTGATGAGCGATCACATGGTATCCGTGACTCCTGAAACGTCTGTGAAAGAAGCTGGAGATGTAATGGCGGATAAGCAAATTCGTCGTTTGCCAGTTGTAGAAAGCGGTAAACTTGTTGGTATCGTCTCTCTTGGAGATCTTTCGTTAGATCAAAAATCGAACGAAGCAGCAGGTCATGCCTTAGAGGAAATCTCAGAGCGCCCTGAACTTCATTAA
- a CDS encoding YugN family protein encodes MRIEGKGIEGAIVELKKLDHLMKKAGFVRGGQWDYERVTYDYKINTATKGQTYYLRVQGYALEGDVDKQDATMQLLTPLLGKHYYPHGVEYGDGEDFPDTLVDKSNKLLDRVKDMIDEFQNEHLLDRAKKLIDQYQFDGAKEMLEKYQKNN; translated from the coding sequence ATGAGAATTGAAGGTAAAGGTATCGAAGGCGCAATCGTAGAACTGAAGAAATTGGATCACTTGATGAAGAAGGCTGGTTTTGTCAGAGGTGGTCAGTGGGACTATGAACGAGTAACCTATGACTATAAAATCAACACGGCTACTAAGGGCCAGACGTATTACTTACGAGTACAAGGTTACGCTCTTGAAGGCGATGTCGATAAGCAGGATGCTACTATGCAGTTGTTAACCCCACTTCTAGGAAAACATTACTATCCTCACGGTGTAGAATACGGGGATGGAGAAGATTTTCCTGATACGCTTGTAGACAAGAGCAATAAGCTTTTAGATCGCGTTAAAGATATGATTGACGAATTTCAAAATGAGCACCTGCTCGATCGTGCTAAGAAACTCATTGACCAATATCAATTTGACGGTGCAAAAGAAATGCTTGAAAAGTACCAAAAAAATAATTAA
- the ctaD gene encoding cytochrome c oxidase subunit I — translation MSTATAQKKGFGATLWDYLTTVDHKKIAILYLIAGGIFFLAGGLEAMLIRIQLAVPDNDFVSAGMYNQLITMHGTTMIFLAAMPLIFALMNIAVPLQIGARDVAFPFLNSLGFWLFFFGGVLLNISWFTGAPDAGWTAYAPLSTTSPGHGVDYYVMGLQIAGAGTLIGGINFLVTIVNMRAPGMTYMRMPLFTWTAFVTSVLILFAFPALTVGLFLMMFDRMFGANFFDPQMGGNHVIWEHLFWIFGHPEVYILVLPIFGLFSDIISTFSKKRLFGYSAMVFATVLIGFLGFMVWAHHMFTTGLGPVANSIFAIATMAIAVPTGIKIFNWLFTMWGGSIRMTTPMLWTVAFIPSFTLGGFGGVMLAAAAADYQYHDTYFVVAHFHYVIVGGVVFGVFAGLHYWWPKFFGTMLSEKLGKLAFWPFFIGFHLTFFIQHFLGLMGMPRRYWKFLPDQNLDLGNLVSTIGAVLMAIGAVIFLYNVIVTSVKGEKVSGDPWDGRTLEWSIPSPPPFYNFTQTPLVRGLDPLWIEKRQGNGKMTPAEPLGDIHMPNNSFIPFVMSLGLFIAGFGFIYQVDDSKWLGLVFVGMLITLGSMFVRSVKDDLGYHIHKEDLEKGAGSE, via the coding sequence GTGAGTACAGCTACTGCGCAAAAGAAAGGCTTTGGCGCTACCCTATGGGATTACTTGACCACAGTGGATCACAAGAAAATTGCGATCCTTTACCTAATTGCTGGTGGTATTTTCTTCCTTGCGGGTGGATTAGAAGCAATGCTGATTCGAATTCAGCTTGCTGTGCCTGACAATGATTTTGTCTCTGCTGGAATGTATAACCAGCTGATTACCATGCACGGAACAACGATGATTTTCTTAGCAGCGATGCCATTGATCTTTGCATTGATGAATATTGCTGTTCCATTACAAATCGGAGCACGTGACGTAGCATTTCCATTTTTAAACTCATTAGGTTTTTGGCTCTTCTTTTTTGGAGGCGTTTTACTGAACATTTCCTGGTTCACAGGTGCACCTGATGCAGGGTGGACAGCTTATGCACCATTGTCCACAACTTCTCCGGGACACGGGGTTGATTACTATGTAATGGGTCTTCAAATTGCTGGTGCGGGTACGCTAATCGGGGGGATTAACTTCCTTGTAACGATTGTAAATATGCGTGCACCAGGTATGACATATATGCGTATGCCACTATTTACGTGGACAGCATTTGTTACGAGTGTACTTATTCTTTTCGCATTCCCAGCTTTAACAGTGGGATTATTCTTAATGATGTTCGACCGTATGTTCGGGGCCAACTTCTTTGACCCACAAATGGGAGGAAACCACGTCATCTGGGAGCATCTGTTCTGGATCTTTGGTCACCCAGAAGTTTATATTCTGGTCTTACCGATCTTTGGATTGTTTAGTGATATTATTTCAACTTTCTCTAAGAAACGATTATTCGGTTATTCCGCAATGGTATTTGCGACGGTTTTAATTGGTTTCTTAGGATTTATGGTATGGGCGCACCACATGTTTACAACTGGTTTAGGTCCAGTTGCCAACTCGATCTTTGCTATTGCAACCATGGCCATTGCCGTTCCAACTGGTATTAAGATCTTTAACTGGTTATTTACAATGTGGGGCGGAAGCATACGGATGACTACGCCTATGCTTTGGACCGTAGCCTTTATCCCTTCCTTCACACTTGGTGGATTTGGCGGGGTTATGCTTGCAGCAGCTGCTGCTGACTATCAGTATCATGATACGTATTTTGTTGTAGCTCACTTCCACTACGTTATCGTAGGTGGGGTAGTATTTGGAGTATTTGCGGGGCTTCATTACTGGTGGCCTAAATTCTTCGGTACGATGTTAAGTGAGAAATTAGGTAAGCTTGCCTTTTGGCCATTCTTTATTGGTTTCCATTTAACATTCTTTATCCAGCACTTCTTAGGATTAATGGGAATGCCACGTCGTTACTGGAAGTTCTTACCTGATCAGAATCTTGATTTAGGAAACTTGGTGAGTACGATTGGTGCTGTTTTAATGGCCATTGGTGCTGTCATTTTCCTTTACAATGTTATTGTGACGTCTGTGAAAGGTGAGAAAGTAAGCGGAGACCCGTGGGATGGTCGAACACTAGAGTGGTCAATTCCATCACCACCGCCGTTCTATAACTTTACTCAAACTCCTCTTGTTCGCGGACTTGACCCTCTATGGATTGAAAAGCGACAAGGTAACGGAAAAATGACACCTGCCGAGCCACTTGGAGACATTCATATGCCGAATAATTCCTTTATTCCATTTGTTATGTCCTTAGGTTTATTTATTGCAGGATTTGGTTTCATTTACCAGGTAGACGACAGCAAATGGTTAGGATTAGTGTTTGTAGGTATGTTGATTACACTAGGATCTATGTTTGTTCGATCTGTTAAAGATGACCTCGGCTACCATATTCATAAAGAAGATCTAGAAAAGGGGGCTGGTTCTGAATGA
- a CDS encoding YlbG family protein has product MFTKRQGIVIWFQHMKNIRQIKRYGHLVHASKKHKYALLYVNQDEIEDVMTKLSKLHYISKVEPSYKPFIRTEYENSKPDKAKEYDYKYGSI; this is encoded by the coding sequence ATGTTTACAAAAAGACAAGGAATAGTCATATGGTTTCAACATATGAAAAATATCCGCCAAATTAAACGTTATGGTCATTTAGTACATGCATCGAAGAAACATAAGTATGCTCTTTTATACGTCAATCAAGACGAAATAGAAGACGTGATGACAAAACTTTCCAAACTTCATTACATTTCTAAGGTAGAACCTTCTTATAAACCTTTTATTCGAACTGAATATGAAAATTCAAAGCCAGACAAGGCGAAAGAATATGATTACAAATATGGTAGTATATAA
- a CDS encoding YlbF family regulator: MLATSETVEILDQSEQLGKLVSGSDVYERYLQAKQDMERDREAQRLIRAFQDSKIQYEEVERFGRYHPDYNQIMKAVRQKKRDMDMNDYVAAYKVAERELQKLLDELSQIIAGSISPQIKVPKDGAVFQDTGSGCGCGSGGGCGCS; this comes from the coding sequence TTGCTAGCTACTTCGGAGACAGTAGAAATCCTGGATCAAAGTGAACAGTTAGGGAAGTTGGTATCAGGTTCAGACGTATATGAAAGATACCTCCAAGCTAAACAAGATATGGAGCGGGATCGAGAGGCCCAACGCCTGATCCGAGCTTTTCAAGATAGTAAAATCCAGTATGAAGAGGTTGAGCGATTCGGTCGATATCATCCTGACTACAACCAAATTATGAAGGCGGTACGTCAGAAGAAACGTGATATGGATATGAATGATTATGTGGCAGCCTACAAAGTAGCAGAACGTGAGCTTCAGAAGCTACTTGATGAACTGAGTCAGATCATTGCTGGAAGCATCAGTCCCCAGATTAAAGTTCCTAAAGACGGTGCAGTCTTTCAGGATACGGGCAGTGGCTGTGGCTGTGGCAGTGGTGGCGGCTGTGGCTGTTCTTAA
- a CDS encoding DUF420 domain-containing protein, which produces MMLPILPTISTSFIVISAIFIAIGWVLIAKGKVVAHKQVMIAGAVSALIFFIIYLSRTIFVGNTSFGGPDDIKIYYTLFLIFHIILATTGGVFGIVTLVLAFKRNISKHRKIGPITSVIWFFTAVTGVAVYLLLYVFYKGGETTSMFKAILGF; this is translated from the coding sequence ATGATGTTGCCAATATTACCGACGATTAGTACGTCTTTTATCGTCATTAGTGCCATTTTTATTGCAATCGGATGGGTTCTGATTGCTAAGGGAAAGGTTGTCGCGCATAAGCAGGTTATGATTGCGGGTGCTGTAAGCGCGCTCATTTTCTTTATTATCTACCTTTCTAGAACAATCTTTGTAGGAAACACAAGCTTTGGTGGCCCGGATGATATTAAGATTTATTATACGTTGTTTTTAATCTTTCATATTATCTTAGCAACAACAGGGGGAGTATTTGGAATTGTTACACTCGTATTGGCCTTTAAGCGCAATATAAGCAAACACCGTAAAATTGGACCTATCACAAGCGTGATCTGGTTCTTTACTGCAGTTACTGGAGTGGCTGTTTATTTACTCCTGTATGTGTTTTATAAGGGCGGAGAAACGACCAGCATGTTTAAAGCAATATTAGGATTTTAA
- the ytvI gene encoding sporulation integral membrane protein YtvI codes for MSKRHWVLIFLTVILLIGAYFILPVSLPLLLAFFTALFLNPLVRWLQYKFRFKRKLSVIIVYITFLIVIGLAGSLLVTKAVTQVINVANNAPAYFEQIEEFFDEWAKDTNQFVERFPVTVVDEVNGTLKEKFDTYTEEYKVDDQLKKIGNFLAEIPNYLVSFLVYLIALFLFMLEIPKLKAKAYEHMTSETAEKVRFMNSRLSYVVFGFLKAQFLVSIIIFVVSLLGLLYISPKVAVLMSLIIWAIDFIPIIGSIAVLGPWALYAFIVGDLAMGTELSILAVVLLAIRRTVEPKVMGRHIGLSPLATLIAMYLGLKLIGVLGFFIGPFIVIAFNSAKEAGIIKFNYKI; via the coding sequence ATGAGTAAAAGACATTGGGTTCTAATTTTTCTAACCGTTATCTTATTAATTGGTGCTTACTTTATATTACCTGTATCATTGCCACTCCTATTGGCTTTCTTTACAGCGCTATTTTTAAACCCATTGGTAAGGTGGTTACAGTACAAATTTCGCTTTAAGCGGAAGCTTTCTGTGATTATTGTTTACATCACATTTCTAATTGTCATCGGGCTGGCCGGCTCATTATTAGTAACCAAAGCCGTTACGCAAGTTATTAATGTGGCAAATAATGCACCTGCCTATTTCGAACAGATCGAGGAATTCTTTGATGAATGGGCAAAAGACACTAATCAATTCGTAGAACGTTTCCCTGTTACAGTAGTAGATGAAGTAAATGGGACCTTGAAAGAGAAGTTCGATACATACACAGAAGAATACAAAGTGGACGACCAACTGAAGAAGATAGGAAATTTCCTCGCTGAAATTCCTAACTATTTAGTAAGTTTCTTAGTGTATTTAATCGCGCTGTTCTTATTTATGTTAGAAATTCCAAAGCTCAAGGCCAAGGCGTACGAACACATGACTTCTGAAACAGCTGAAAAGGTCCGCTTTATGAATAGCCGTCTTTCCTATGTTGTTTTCGGATTTCTGAAAGCTCAATTTCTAGTTAGTATTATTATCTTTGTAGTATCCTTACTAGGGTTACTGTACATTTCGCCTAAAGTGGCTGTATTAATGTCGCTTATCATTTGGGCAATTGATTTCATACCCATTATAGGATCAATCGCAGTACTTGGTCCATGGGCTTTGTATGCTTTTATTGTGGGCGATCTCGCAATGGGAACAGAATTATCTATATTAGCCGTTGTTCTTCTGGCCATACGCCGTACTGTTGAACCGAAAGTAATGGGACGCCATATTGGATTATCACCTTTAGCCACACTGATCGCCATGTATTTAGGCTTAAAACTAATCGGGGTATTAGGTTTCTTCATTGGGCCATTTATTGTGATTGCGTTCAACTCAGCGAAAGAAGCCGGTATCATTAAATTTAACTACAAGATTTAA
- the ctaF gene encoding cytochrome c oxidase subunit IVB, with translation MANNTNSTSYEFYKQKNKEEMKYQLITFALMIIFTLVAFGMVIAEYDPLFTIPVIILLACVQVGFQLYYFMHMYHKGHGLPALFLYSGVFVALLTVITMVTIVWW, from the coding sequence ATGGCGAATAACACCAATTCCACAAGTTATGAGTTTTACAAACAAAAGAACAAAGAAGAAATGAAGTACCAGCTCATTACTTTCGCCTTAATGATCATCTTTACGCTTGTAGCGTTTGGTATGGTTATCGCAGAATATGACCCGCTGTTTACCATACCGGTCATTATTCTTCTGGCATGCGTACAGGTTGGGTTTCAACTTTACTACTTTATGCATATGTACCATAAAGGACACGGTTTACCAGCGCTTTTCTTATACTCTGGAGTATTTGTAGCCCTGTTAACGGTCATTACCATGGTTACGATTGTTTGGTGGTAA
- the ctaG gene encoding cytochrome c oxidase assembly factor CtaG — MWLEIQIFGFRALWSPYYLMFVLALGVLYFLLTGPLRKRFGDYEKPTASEQSMFYIGLALLYAIKGSPVDLLGHIIFTAHMIQMALYYLVFPILIIKGLPSWMWEKVFSVPVLKNVLYLLSKPLIALLLFNGLFSLYHIPVVFDFTKSNATAHAVVTTVILITAFLVWLPIFAPLKELDKLSPLLKIGYIFANGVLITPACGLIIFAETALYSTYSDPSSWAQAMSLCVPPGVLDGLSLGGPEIFSPMSIREDQATGGIIMKITQEIVYGTILAIIFFSWFNKESTSIDPLPSESN; from the coding sequence ATGTGGTTAGAAATACAAATTTTTGGGTTTAGGGCTTTGTGGAGTCCGTATTACCTTATGTTTGTCCTAGCTTTAGGTGTTTTATATTTTCTCCTTACAGGTCCCTTAAGAAAGCGTTTCGGGGATTATGAAAAACCTACTGCTTCCGAGCAAAGTATGTTTTATATTGGACTAGCTCTCCTTTATGCTATAAAAGGATCACCTGTTGATCTCTTAGGGCATATCATATTCACCGCCCATATGATCCAAATGGCTTTATATTATTTAGTGTTTCCGATTTTAATCATTAAAGGATTGCCTTCTTGGATGTGGGAGAAAGTATTTTCGGTGCCGGTTTTAAAGAATGTGTTGTATCTTTTATCAAAGCCGCTTATTGCGTTGTTGCTTTTTAACGGGCTGTTTTCGCTATACCATATACCTGTTGTATTTGATTTCACTAAATCCAATGCGACTGCACACGCAGTTGTGACCACTGTTATACTTATTACAGCATTTTTAGTATGGCTTCCAATCTTCGCTCCTTTAAAAGAACTAGATAAACTTTCACCATTACTGAAGATCGGATACATTTTTGCCAATGGTGTACTTATCACACCTGCTTGTGGGCTGATCATATTCGCAGAGACTGCCCTTTATAGCACTTATAGCGACCCATCTTCCTGGGCTCAGGCGATGTCCCTTTGTGTTCCACCAGGAGTACTCGATGGTCTATCTTTAGGTGGTCCTGAAATCTTTTCGCCGATGTCTATAAGAGAGGATCAGGCTACAGGTGGAATTATTATGAAGATTACGCAAGAAATTGTGTATGGCACGATTCTAGCGATTATTTTCTTCTCTTGGTTCAACAAAGAGAGTACAAGTATTGATCCATTACCAAGTGAGTCAAACTAA
- a CDS encoding GNAT family N-acetyltransferase: MNIENQRLIMTPITISQAQQLMVSPESYPDWLKVKYDSLWPDDGLKAMLPIYVEALENDGEEFGFGPWIILHKHKDMVIGDIGFKGKPVDGVVEIGYFISNIHRNQGYAKEAIDSMVHWAFSQDGVETIAARCTSQNVPSCKVLEANGFKRTGEQDGLIVFEAHKKTSWQR; this comes from the coding sequence ATGAATATAGAGAATCAGCGATTGATTATGACACCAATCACCATATCCCAAGCTCAGCAGCTCATGGTCAGTCCAGAGAGTTACCCCGACTGGCTAAAGGTGAAGTATGATTCGTTATGGCCAGATGATGGTTTAAAAGCCATGTTGCCTATATATGTAGAGGCTTTAGAAAATGATGGGGAAGAGTTTGGTTTTGGCCCTTGGATTATCTTACATAAACATAAGGATATGGTAATCGGGGATATTGGTTTTAAAGGGAAACCCGTTGACGGGGTGGTAGAGATCGGATATTTTATCTCCAATATTCATAGAAACCAAGGATATGCCAAAGAGGCTATTGACTCTATGGTTCATTGGGCATTCTCCCAAGATGGTGTTGAAACAATTGCTGCAAGGTGTACATCACAAAATGTGCCATCATGTAAGGTTTTAGAAGCGAATGGGTTCAAACGTACTGGTGAACAAGACGGGTTAATTGTATTTGAAGCGCATAAGAAAACGTCTTGGCAAAGATAA
- a CDS encoding YlbE-like family protein, giving the protein MQPGVYQYLNNRPDLVHFIRQNPKWYRKITRDPSVLVGMEEEAKYYFGKTTTQKMERMTNQLQMVQMLMQMAQAMKE; this is encoded by the coding sequence ATGCAACCTGGTGTCTATCAATATCTAAATAATCGTCCAGATCTTGTTCATTTTATTAGGCAAAATCCTAAATGGTATCGCAAAATTACCCGTGACCCAAGTGTACTTGTTGGGATGGAAGAGGAAGCGAAATATTACTTTGGGAAGACGACGACTCAAAAAATGGAGCGAATGACAAATCAACTTCAAATGGTCCAAATGCTTATGCAAATGGCTCAGGCAATGAAAGAATAA